From the Homo sapiens chromosome 1, GRCh38.p14 Primary Assembly genome, one window contains:
- the NIPAL3 gene encoding NIPA-like protein 3 isoform g (isoform g is encoded by transcript variant 15), whose amino-acid sequence MDGSHSAALKLQQLPPTSSSSAVSEASFSYKENLIGALLAIFGHLVVSIALNLQKYCHIRLAGSKDPRAYFKTKTWWLGLFLMLLGELGVFASYAFAPLSLIVPLSAVSVIASAIIGIIFIKEKWKPKDFLRRYVLSFVGCGLAVVGTYLLVTFAPNSHEKMTGENVTRHLVSWPFLLYMLVEIILFCLLLYFYKEKNANNIVVILLLVALLGSMTVVTVKAVAGMLVLSIQGNLQLDYPIFYVMFVCMVATAVYQAACLIAFLGVFLITRNRKKPIPFEPYISMDAMPGMQNMHDKGMTVQPELKASFSYGALENNDNISEIYAPATLPVMQEEHGSRSASGVPYRVLEHTKKE is encoded by the exons GAAAACCTGATTGGCGCCCTCTTGGCGATCTTCGGGCACCTCGTGGTCAGCATTGCACTTAACCTCCAG AAGTACTGCCACATCCGCCTGGCAGGCTCCAAGGATCCCCGGGCCTATTTCAAGACCAAGACATGGTGGCTGGGCCTGTTCCTGATGCTTCTGGGCGAGCTGGGTGTGTTCGCCTCCTACGCCTTCGCGCCGCTGTCACTCATCGTGCCCCTCAGCGCAGTTTCTGTGATAG CTAGTGCCATCATAGGAATCATATTCATCAAGGAAAAGTGGAAACCGAAAGACTTTCTGA GGCGCTACGTCTTGTCCTTTGTTGGCTGCGGTTTGGCTGTCGTGGGTACCTACCTGCTGGTGACATTCGCACCCAACAGTCACGAGAAGATGACAGGCGAGAATGTCACCAGGCACCTCGTGAGCTGGCCTTTCCTTTTGTACATG CTGGTGGAGATCATTCTGTTCTGCTTGCTGCTCTACTTCTACAAGGAGAAGAACGCCAACAACATTGTCGTGATTCTTCTCTTGGTGGCGTTACTTG GCTCCATGACAGTGGTGACAGTCAAGGCCGTGGCTGGGATGCTTGTCTTGTCCATTCAAGGGAACCTGCAGCTTGACTACCCCATCTTCTACGTGATGTTCGTGTGCATGGTGGCAACCGCCGTCTATCAGGCTGC GTGCCTCATTGCATTCTTGGGCGTCTTCTTAATCACGCGTAACAGGAAGAAGCCCATTCCATTTGAGCCCTATATTTCCATGGATGCCATGCCAG GTATGCAGAACATGCACGATAAAGGGATGACTGTCCAGCCTGAACTTAAAGCTTCTTTTTCCTATGGGGCTCTGGAAAACAATGACAACATTTCTGAGATCTACGCTCCTGCCACCCTGCCAGTCATGCAAGAAGAGCACGGCTCCAGAAGTGCCTCTGGGGTCCCCTACCGAGTCCTAGAGCACACCAAGAAGGAATGA
- the NIPAL3 gene encoding NIPA-like protein 3 isoform a (isoform a is encoded by transcript variant 2), with protein sequence MDGSHSAALKLQQLPPTSSSSAVSEASFSYKENLIGALLAIFGHLVVSIALNLQKYCHIRLAGSKDPRAYFKTKTWWLGLFLMLLGELGVFASYAFAPLSLIVPLSAVSVIASAIIGIIFIKEKWKPKDFLRRYVLSFVGCGLAVVGTYLLVTFAPNSHEKMTGENVTRHLVSWPFLLYMLVEIILFCLLLYFYKEKNANNIVVILLLVALLGSMTVVTVKAVAGMLVLSIQGNLQLDYPIFYVMFVCMVATAVYQAAFLSQASQMYDSSLIASVGYILSTTIAITAGAIFYLDFIGEDVLHICMFALGCLIAFLGVFLITRNRKKPIPFEPYISMDAMPGMQNMHDKGMTVQPELKASFSYGALENNDNISEIYAPATLPVMQEEHGSRSASGVPYRVLEHTKKE encoded by the exons GAAAACCTGATTGGCGCCCTCTTGGCGATCTTCGGGCACCTCGTGGTCAGCATTGCACTTAACCTCCAG AAGTACTGCCACATCCGCCTGGCAGGCTCCAAGGATCCCCGGGCCTATTTCAAGACCAAGACATGGTGGCTGGGCCTGTTCCTGATGCTTCTGGGCGAGCTGGGTGTGTTCGCCTCCTACGCCTTCGCGCCGCTGTCACTCATCGTGCCCCTCAGCGCAGTTTCTGTGATAG CTAGTGCCATCATAGGAATCATATTCATCAAGGAAAAGTGGAAACCGAAAGACTTTCTGA GGCGCTACGTCTTGTCCTTTGTTGGCTGCGGTTTGGCTGTCGTGGGTACCTACCTGCTGGTGACATTCGCACCCAACAGTCACGAGAAGATGACAGGCGAGAATGTCACCAGGCACCTCGTGAGCTGGCCTTTCCTTTTGTACATG CTGGTGGAGATCATTCTGTTCTGCTTGCTGCTCTACTTCTACAAGGAGAAGAACGCCAACAACATTGTCGTGATTCTTCTCTTGGTGGCGTTACTTG GCTCCATGACAGTGGTGACAGTCAAGGCCGTGGCTGGGATGCTTGTCTTGTCCATTCAAGGGAACCTGCAGCTTGACTACCCCATCTTCTACGTGATGTTCGTGTGCATGGTGGCAACCGCCGTCTATCAGGCTGC GTTTTTGAGTCAAGCCTCACAGATGTACGACTCCTCTTTGATTGCCAGTGTGGGCTACATTCTGTCCACAACCATTGCTATCACAGCAG GTGCAATATTTTACCTGGACTTCATCGGGGAGGACGTGCTGCACATCTGCATGTTTGCACTGGG GTGCCTCATTGCATTCTTGGGCGTCTTCTTAATCACGCGTAACAGGAAGAAGCCCATTCCATTTGAGCCCTATATTTCCATGGATGCCATGCCAG GTATGCAGAACATGCACGATAAAGGGATGACTGTCCAGCCTGAACTTAAAGCTTCTTTTTCCTATGGGGCTCTGGAAAACAATGACAACATTTCTGAGATCTACGCTCCTGCCACCCTGCCAGTCATGCAAGAAGAGCACGGCTCCAGAAGTGCCTCTGGGGTCCCCTACCGAGTCCTAGAGCACACCAAGAAGGAATGA
- the NIPAL3 gene encoding NIPA-like protein 3 isoform d (isoform d is encoded by transcript variant 12): protein MKEAVPPGCTKSPSHFSEGFDRWALEETPPENLIGALLAIFGHLVVSIALNLQKYCHIRLAGSKDPRAYFKTKTWWLGLFLMLLGELGVFASYAFAPLSLIVPLSAVSVIASAIIGIIFIKEKWKPKDFLRRYVLSFVGCGLAVVGTYLLVTFAPNSHEKMTGENVTRHLVSWPFLLYMLVEIILFCLLLYFYKEKNANNIVVILLLVALLGSMTVVTVKAVAGMLVLSIQGNLQLDYPIFYVMFVCMVATAVYQAAFLSQASQMYDSSLIASVGYILSTTIAITAGAIFYLDFIGEDVLHICMFALGCLIAFLGVFLITRNRKKPIPFEPYISMDAMPGMQNMHDKGMTVQPELKASFSYGALENNDNISEIYAPATLPVMQEEHGSRSASGVPYRVLEHTKKE, encoded by the exons GAAAACCTGATTGGCGCCCTCTTGGCGATCTTCGGGCACCTCGTGGTCAGCATTGCACTTAACCTCCAG AAGTACTGCCACATCCGCCTGGCAGGCTCCAAGGATCCCCGGGCCTATTTCAAGACCAAGACATGGTGGCTGGGCCTGTTCCTGATGCTTCTGGGCGAGCTGGGTGTGTTCGCCTCCTACGCCTTCGCGCCGCTGTCACTCATCGTGCCCCTCAGCGCAGTTTCTGTGATAG CTAGTGCCATCATAGGAATCATATTCATCAAGGAAAAGTGGAAACCGAAAGACTTTCTGA GGCGCTACGTCTTGTCCTTTGTTGGCTGCGGTTTGGCTGTCGTGGGTACCTACCTGCTGGTGACATTCGCACCCAACAGTCACGAGAAGATGACAGGCGAGAATGTCACCAGGCACCTCGTGAGCTGGCCTTTCCTTTTGTACATG CTGGTGGAGATCATTCTGTTCTGCTTGCTGCTCTACTTCTACAAGGAGAAGAACGCCAACAACATTGTCGTGATTCTTCTCTTGGTGGCGTTACTTG GCTCCATGACAGTGGTGACAGTCAAGGCCGTGGCTGGGATGCTTGTCTTGTCCATTCAAGGGAACCTGCAGCTTGACTACCCCATCTTCTACGTGATGTTCGTGTGCATGGTGGCAACCGCCGTCTATCAGGCTGC GTTTTTGAGTCAAGCCTCACAGATGTACGACTCCTCTTTGATTGCCAGTGTGGGCTACATTCTGTCCACAACCATTGCTATCACAGCAG GTGCAATATTTTACCTGGACTTCATCGGGGAGGACGTGCTGCACATCTGCATGTTTGCACTGGG GTGCCTCATTGCATTCTTGGGCGTCTTCTTAATCACGCGTAACAGGAAGAAGCCCATTCCATTTGAGCCCTATATTTCCATGGATGCCATGCCAG GTATGCAGAACATGCACGATAAAGGGATGACTGTCCAGCCTGAACTTAAAGCTTCTTTTTCCTATGGGGCTCTGGAAAACAATGACAACATTTCTGAGATCTACGCTCCTGCCACCCTGCCAGTCATGCAAGAAGAGCACGGCTCCAGAAGTGCCTCTGGGGTCCCCTACCGAGTCCTAGAGCACACCAAGAAGGAATGA
- the NIPAL3 gene encoding NIPA-like protein 3 isoform X1: MAPTGLTFASPPSAVREENLIGALLAIFGHLVVSIALNLQKYCHIRLAGSKDPRAYFKTKTWWLGLFLMLLGELGVFASYAFAPLSLIVPLSAVSVIASAIIGIIFIKEKWKPKDFLRRYVLSFVGCGLAVVGTYLLVTFAPNSHEKMTGENVTRHLVSWPFLLYMLVEIILFCLLLYFYKEKNANNIVVILLLVALLGSMTVVTVKAVAGMLVLSIQGNLQLDYPIFYVMFVCMVATAVYQAAFLSQASQMYDSSLIASVGYILSTTIAITAGAIFYLDFIGEDVLHICMFALGCLIAFLGVFLITRNRKKPIPFEPYISMDAMPGMQNMHDKGMTVQPELKASFSYGALENNDNISEIYAPATLPVMQEEHGSRSASGVPYRVLEHTKKE; this comes from the exons GAAAACCTGATTGGCGCCCTCTTGGCGATCTTCGGGCACCTCGTGGTCAGCATTGCACTTAACCTCCAG AAGTACTGCCACATCCGCCTGGCAGGCTCCAAGGATCCCCGGGCCTATTTCAAGACCAAGACATGGTGGCTGGGCCTGTTCCTGATGCTTCTGGGCGAGCTGGGTGTGTTCGCCTCCTACGCCTTCGCGCCGCTGTCACTCATCGTGCCCCTCAGCGCAGTTTCTGTGATAG CTAGTGCCATCATAGGAATCATATTCATCAAGGAAAAGTGGAAACCGAAAGACTTTCTGA GGCGCTACGTCTTGTCCTTTGTTGGCTGCGGTTTGGCTGTCGTGGGTACCTACCTGCTGGTGACATTCGCACCCAACAGTCACGAGAAGATGACAGGCGAGAATGTCACCAGGCACCTCGTGAGCTGGCCTTTCCTTTTGTACATG CTGGTGGAGATCATTCTGTTCTGCTTGCTGCTCTACTTCTACAAGGAGAAGAACGCCAACAACATTGTCGTGATTCTTCTCTTGGTGGCGTTACTTG GCTCCATGACAGTGGTGACAGTCAAGGCCGTGGCTGGGATGCTTGTCTTGTCCATTCAAGGGAACCTGCAGCTTGACTACCCCATCTTCTACGTGATGTTCGTGTGCATGGTGGCAACCGCCGTCTATCAGGCTGC GTTTTTGAGTCAAGCCTCACAGATGTACGACTCCTCTTTGATTGCCAGTGTGGGCTACATTCTGTCCACAACCATTGCTATCACAGCAG GTGCAATATTTTACCTGGACTTCATCGGGGAGGACGTGCTGCACATCTGCATGTTTGCACTGGG GTGCCTCATTGCATTCTTGGGCGTCTTCTTAATCACGCGTAACAGGAAGAAGCCCATTCCATTTGAGCCCTATATTTCCATGGATGCCATGCCAG GTATGCAGAACATGCACGATAAAGGGATGACTGTCCAGCCTGAACTTAAAGCTTCTTTTTCCTATGGGGCTCTGGAAAACAATGACAACATTTCTGAGATCTACGCTCCTGCCACCCTGCCAGTCATGCAAGAAGAGCACGGCTCCAGAAGTGCCTCTGGGGTCCCCTACCGAGTCCTAGAGCACACCAAGAAGGAATGA
- the NIPAL3 gene encoding NIPA-like protein 3 isoform X2, producing MDGSHSAALKLQQLPPTSSSSAVSEASFSYKENLIGALLAIFGHLVVSIALNLQKYCHIRLAGSKDPRAYFKTKTWWLGLFLMLLGELGVFASYAFAPLSLIVPLSAVSVIASAIIGIIFIKEKWKPKDFLRRYVLSFVGCGLAVVGTYLLVTFAPNSHEKMTGENVTRHLVSWPFLLYMLVEIILFCLLLYFYKEKNANNIVVILLLVALLGSMTVVTVKAVAGMLVLSIQGNLQLDYPIFYVMFVCMVATAVYQAAFLSQASQMYDSSLIASVGYILSTTIAITAGAIFYLDFIGEDVLHICMFALGCLIAFLGVFLITRNRKKPIPFEPYISMDAMPDSYLHNRQLLFKRYSNSRNLPHHNLESL from the exons GAAAACCTGATTGGCGCCCTCTTGGCGATCTTCGGGCACCTCGTGGTCAGCATTGCACTTAACCTCCAG AAGTACTGCCACATCCGCCTGGCAGGCTCCAAGGATCCCCGGGCCTATTTCAAGACCAAGACATGGTGGCTGGGCCTGTTCCTGATGCTTCTGGGCGAGCTGGGTGTGTTCGCCTCCTACGCCTTCGCGCCGCTGTCACTCATCGTGCCCCTCAGCGCAGTTTCTGTGATAG CTAGTGCCATCATAGGAATCATATTCATCAAGGAAAAGTGGAAACCGAAAGACTTTCTGA GGCGCTACGTCTTGTCCTTTGTTGGCTGCGGTTTGGCTGTCGTGGGTACCTACCTGCTGGTGACATTCGCACCCAACAGTCACGAGAAGATGACAGGCGAGAATGTCACCAGGCACCTCGTGAGCTGGCCTTTCCTTTTGTACATG CTGGTGGAGATCATTCTGTTCTGCTTGCTGCTCTACTTCTACAAGGAGAAGAACGCCAACAACATTGTCGTGATTCTTCTCTTGGTGGCGTTACTTG GCTCCATGACAGTGGTGACAGTCAAGGCCGTGGCTGGGATGCTTGTCTTGTCCATTCAAGGGAACCTGCAGCTTGACTACCCCATCTTCTACGTGATGTTCGTGTGCATGGTGGCAACCGCCGTCTATCAGGCTGC GTTTTTGAGTCAAGCCTCACAGATGTACGACTCCTCTTTGATTGCCAGTGTGGGCTACATTCTGTCCACAACCATTGCTATCACAGCAG GTGCAATATTTTACCTGGACTTCATCGGGGAGGACGTGCTGCACATCTGCATGTTTGCACTGGG GTGCCTCATTGCATTCTTGGGCGTCTTCTTAATCACGCGTAACAGGAAGAAGCCCATTCCATTTGAGCCCTATATTTCCATGGATGCCATGCCAG ATTCATATCTTCACAACAGACAACTGCTGTTCAAGAGGTATTCAAATTCCAGAAATTTACCACATCACAATTTGGAGAGCCTTTGA
- the NIPAL3 gene encoding NIPA-like protein 3 isoform f (isoform f is encoded by transcript variant 14) produces the protein MDGSHSAALKLQQLPPTSSSSAENLIGALLAIFGHLVVSIALNLQKYCHIRLAGSKDPRAYFKTKTWWLGLFLMLLGELGVFASYAFAPLSLIVPLSAVSVIASAIIGIIFIKEKWKPKDFLRRYVLSFVGCGLAVVGTYLLVTFAPNSHEKMTGENVTRHLVSWPFLLYMLVEIILFCLLLYFYKEKNANNIVVILLLVALLGSMTVVTVKAVAGMLVLSIQGNLQLDYPIFYVMFVCMVATAVYQAAFLSQASQMYDSSLIASVGYILSTTIAITAGAIFYLDFIGEDVLHICMFALGCLIAFLGVFLITRNRKKPIPFEPYISMDAMPGMQNMHDKGMTVQPELKASFSYGALENNDNISEIYAPATLPVMQEEHGSRSASGVPYRVLEHTKKE, from the exons GAAAACCTGATTGGCGCCCTCTTGGCGATCTTCGGGCACCTCGTGGTCAGCATTGCACTTAACCTCCAG AAGTACTGCCACATCCGCCTGGCAGGCTCCAAGGATCCCCGGGCCTATTTCAAGACCAAGACATGGTGGCTGGGCCTGTTCCTGATGCTTCTGGGCGAGCTGGGTGTGTTCGCCTCCTACGCCTTCGCGCCGCTGTCACTCATCGTGCCCCTCAGCGCAGTTTCTGTGATAG CTAGTGCCATCATAGGAATCATATTCATCAAGGAAAAGTGGAAACCGAAAGACTTTCTGA GGCGCTACGTCTTGTCCTTTGTTGGCTGCGGTTTGGCTGTCGTGGGTACCTACCTGCTGGTGACATTCGCACCCAACAGTCACGAGAAGATGACAGGCGAGAATGTCACCAGGCACCTCGTGAGCTGGCCTTTCCTTTTGTACATG CTGGTGGAGATCATTCTGTTCTGCTTGCTGCTCTACTTCTACAAGGAGAAGAACGCCAACAACATTGTCGTGATTCTTCTCTTGGTGGCGTTACTTG GCTCCATGACAGTGGTGACAGTCAAGGCCGTGGCTGGGATGCTTGTCTTGTCCATTCAAGGGAACCTGCAGCTTGACTACCCCATCTTCTACGTGATGTTCGTGTGCATGGTGGCAACCGCCGTCTATCAGGCTGC GTTTTTGAGTCAAGCCTCACAGATGTACGACTCCTCTTTGATTGCCAGTGTGGGCTACATTCTGTCCACAACCATTGCTATCACAGCAG GTGCAATATTTTACCTGGACTTCATCGGGGAGGACGTGCTGCACATCTGCATGTTTGCACTGGG GTGCCTCATTGCATTCTTGGGCGTCTTCTTAATCACGCGTAACAGGAAGAAGCCCATTCCATTTGAGCCCTATATTTCCATGGATGCCATGCCAG GTATGCAGAACATGCACGATAAAGGGATGACTGTCCAGCCTGAACTTAAAGCTTCTTTTTCCTATGGGGCTCTGGAAAACAATGACAACATTTCTGAGATCTACGCTCCTGCCACCCTGCCAGTCATGCAAGAAGAGCACGGCTCCAGAAGTGCCTCTGGGGTCCCCTACCGAGTCCTAGAGCACACCAAGAAGGAATGA
- the NIPAL3 gene encoding NIPA-like protein 3 isoform X4: MAPTGLTFASPPSAVREENLIGALLAIFGHLVVSIALNLQKYCHIRLAGSKDPRAYFKTKTWWLGLFLMLLGELGVFASYAFAPLSLIVPLSAVSVIASAIIGIIFIKEKWKPKDFLRRYVLSFVGCGLAVVGTYLLVTFAPNSHEKMTGENVTRHLVSWPFLLYMLVEIILFCLLLYFYKEKNANNIVVILLLVALLGSMTVVTVKAVAGMLVLSIQGNLQLDYPIFYVMFVCMVATAVYQAAFLSQASQMYDSSLIASVGYILSTTIAITAGAIFYLDFIGEDVLHICMFALGCLIAFLGVFLITRNRKKPIPFEPYISMDAMPDSYLHNRQLLFKRYSNSRNLPHHNLESL, encoded by the exons GAAAACCTGATTGGCGCCCTCTTGGCGATCTTCGGGCACCTCGTGGTCAGCATTGCACTTAACCTCCAG AAGTACTGCCACATCCGCCTGGCAGGCTCCAAGGATCCCCGGGCCTATTTCAAGACCAAGACATGGTGGCTGGGCCTGTTCCTGATGCTTCTGGGCGAGCTGGGTGTGTTCGCCTCCTACGCCTTCGCGCCGCTGTCACTCATCGTGCCCCTCAGCGCAGTTTCTGTGATAG CTAGTGCCATCATAGGAATCATATTCATCAAGGAAAAGTGGAAACCGAAAGACTTTCTGA GGCGCTACGTCTTGTCCTTTGTTGGCTGCGGTTTGGCTGTCGTGGGTACCTACCTGCTGGTGACATTCGCACCCAACAGTCACGAGAAGATGACAGGCGAGAATGTCACCAGGCACCTCGTGAGCTGGCCTTTCCTTTTGTACATG CTGGTGGAGATCATTCTGTTCTGCTTGCTGCTCTACTTCTACAAGGAGAAGAACGCCAACAACATTGTCGTGATTCTTCTCTTGGTGGCGTTACTTG GCTCCATGACAGTGGTGACAGTCAAGGCCGTGGCTGGGATGCTTGTCTTGTCCATTCAAGGGAACCTGCAGCTTGACTACCCCATCTTCTACGTGATGTTCGTGTGCATGGTGGCAACCGCCGTCTATCAGGCTGC GTTTTTGAGTCAAGCCTCACAGATGTACGACTCCTCTTTGATTGCCAGTGTGGGCTACATTCTGTCCACAACCATTGCTATCACAGCAG GTGCAATATTTTACCTGGACTTCATCGGGGAGGACGTGCTGCACATCTGCATGTTTGCACTGGG GTGCCTCATTGCATTCTTGGGCGTCTTCTTAATCACGCGTAACAGGAAGAAGCCCATTCCATTTGAGCCCTATATTTCCATGGATGCCATGCCAG ATTCATATCTTCACAACAGACAACTGCTGTTCAAGAGGTATTCAAATTCCAGAAATTTACCACATCACAATTTGGAGAGCCTTTGA
- the NIPAL3 gene encoding NIPA-like protein 3 isoform X3 encodes MKEAVPPGCTKSPSHFSEGFDRWALEETPPENLIGALLAIFGHLVVSIALNLQKYCHIRLAGSKDPRAYFKTKTWWLGLFLMLLGELGVFASYAFAPLSLIVPLSAVSVIASAIIGIIFIKEKWKPKDFLRRYVLSFVGCGLAVVGTYLLVTFAPNSHEKMTGENVTRHLVSWPFLLYMLVEIILFCLLLYFYKEKNANNIVVILLLVALLGSMTVVTVKAVAGMLVLSIQGNLQLDYPIFYVMFVCMVATAVYQAAFLSQASQMYDSSLIASVGYILSTTIAITAGAIFYLDFIGEDVLHICMFALGCLIAFLGVFLITRNRKKPIPFEPYISMDAMPDSYLHNRQLLFKRYSNSRNLPHHNLESL; translated from the exons GAAAACCTGATTGGCGCCCTCTTGGCGATCTTCGGGCACCTCGTGGTCAGCATTGCACTTAACCTCCAG AAGTACTGCCACATCCGCCTGGCAGGCTCCAAGGATCCCCGGGCCTATTTCAAGACCAAGACATGGTGGCTGGGCCTGTTCCTGATGCTTCTGGGCGAGCTGGGTGTGTTCGCCTCCTACGCCTTCGCGCCGCTGTCACTCATCGTGCCCCTCAGCGCAGTTTCTGTGATAG CTAGTGCCATCATAGGAATCATATTCATCAAGGAAAAGTGGAAACCGAAAGACTTTCTGA GGCGCTACGTCTTGTCCTTTGTTGGCTGCGGTTTGGCTGTCGTGGGTACCTACCTGCTGGTGACATTCGCACCCAACAGTCACGAGAAGATGACAGGCGAGAATGTCACCAGGCACCTCGTGAGCTGGCCTTTCCTTTTGTACATG CTGGTGGAGATCATTCTGTTCTGCTTGCTGCTCTACTTCTACAAGGAGAAGAACGCCAACAACATTGTCGTGATTCTTCTCTTGGTGGCGTTACTTG GCTCCATGACAGTGGTGACAGTCAAGGCCGTGGCTGGGATGCTTGTCTTGTCCATTCAAGGGAACCTGCAGCTTGACTACCCCATCTTCTACGTGATGTTCGTGTGCATGGTGGCAACCGCCGTCTATCAGGCTGC GTTTTTGAGTCAAGCCTCACAGATGTACGACTCCTCTTTGATTGCCAGTGTGGGCTACATTCTGTCCACAACCATTGCTATCACAGCAG GTGCAATATTTTACCTGGACTTCATCGGGGAGGACGTGCTGCACATCTGCATGTTTGCACTGGG GTGCCTCATTGCATTCTTGGGCGTCTTCTTAATCACGCGTAACAGGAAGAAGCCCATTCCATTTGAGCCCTATATTTCCATGGATGCCATGCCAG ATTCATATCTTCACAACAGACAACTGCTGTTCAAGAGGTATTCAAATTCCAGAAATTTACCACATCACAATTTGGAGAGCCTTTGA
- the NIPAL3 gene encoding NIPA-like protein 3 isoform b (isoform b is encoded by transcript variant 6) gives MTGENVTRHLVSWPFLLYMLVEIILFCLLLYFYKEKNANNIVVILLLVALLGSMTVVTVKAVAGMLVLSIQGNLQLDYPIFYVMFVCMVATAVYQAAFLSQASQMYDSSLIASVGYILSTTIAITAGAIFYLDFIGEDVLHICMFALGCLIAFLGVFLITRNRKKPIPFEPYISMDAMPGMQNMHDKGMTVQPELKASFSYGALENNDNISEIYAPATLPVMQEEHGSRSASGVPYRVLEHTKKE, from the exons ATGACAGGCGAGAATGTCACCAGGCACCTCGTGAGCTGGCCTTTCCTTTTGTACATG CTGGTGGAGATCATTCTGTTCTGCTTGCTGCTCTACTTCTACAAGGAGAAGAACGCCAACAACATTGTCGTGATTCTTCTCTTGGTGGCGTTACTTG GCTCCATGACAGTGGTGACAGTCAAGGCCGTGGCTGGGATGCTTGTCTTGTCCATTCAAGGGAACCTGCAGCTTGACTACCCCATCTTCTACGTGATGTTCGTGTGCATGGTGGCAACCGCCGTCTATCAGGCTGC GTTTTTGAGTCAAGCCTCACAGATGTACGACTCCTCTTTGATTGCCAGTGTGGGCTACATTCTGTCCACAACCATTGCTATCACAGCAG GTGCAATATTTTACCTGGACTTCATCGGGGAGGACGTGCTGCACATCTGCATGTTTGCACTGGG GTGCCTCATTGCATTCTTGGGCGTCTTCTTAATCACGCGTAACAGGAAGAAGCCCATTCCATTTGAGCCCTATATTTCCATGGATGCCATGCCAG GTATGCAGAACATGCACGATAAAGGGATGACTGTCCAGCCTGAACTTAAAGCTTCTTTTTCCTATGGGGCTCTGGAAAACAATGACAACATTTCTGAGATCTACGCTCCTGCCACCCTGCCAGTCATGCAAGAAGAGCACGGCTCCAGAAGTGCCTCTGGGGTCCCCTACCGAGTCCTAGAGCACACCAAGAAGGAATGA
- the NIPAL3 gene encoding NIPA-like protein 3 isoform c (isoform c is encoded by transcript variant 10), whose product MLLGELGVFASYAFAPLSLIVPLSAVSVIASAIIGIIFIKEKWKPKDFLRRYVLSFVGCGLAVVGTYLLVTFAPNSHEKMTGENVTRHLVSWPFLLYMLVEIILFCLLLYFYKEKNANNIVVILLLVALLGSMTVVTVKAVAGMLVLSIQGNLQLDYPIFYVMFVCMVATAVYQAAFLSQASQMYDSSLIASVGYILSTTIAITAGAIFYLDFIGEDVLHICMFALGCLIAFLGVFLITRNRKKPIPFEPYISMDAMPGMQNMHDKGMTVQPELKASFSYGALENNDNISEIYAPATLPVMQEEHGSRSASGVPYRVLEHTKKE is encoded by the exons ATGCTTCTGGGCGAGCTGGGTGTGTTCGCCTCCTACGCCTTCGCGCCGCTGTCACTCATCGTGCCCCTCAGCGCAGTTTCTGTGATAG CTAGTGCCATCATAGGAATCATATTCATCAAGGAAAAGTGGAAACCGAAAGACTTTCTGA GGCGCTACGTCTTGTCCTTTGTTGGCTGCGGTTTGGCTGTCGTGGGTACCTACCTGCTGGTGACATTCGCACCCAACAGTCACGAGAAGATGACAGGCGAGAATGTCACCAGGCACCTCGTGAGCTGGCCTTTCCTTTTGTACATG CTGGTGGAGATCATTCTGTTCTGCTTGCTGCTCTACTTCTACAAGGAGAAGAACGCCAACAACATTGTCGTGATTCTTCTCTTGGTGGCGTTACTTG GCTCCATGACAGTGGTGACAGTCAAGGCCGTGGCTGGGATGCTTGTCTTGTCCATTCAAGGGAACCTGCAGCTTGACTACCCCATCTTCTACGTGATGTTCGTGTGCATGGTGGCAACCGCCGTCTATCAGGCTGC GTTTTTGAGTCAAGCCTCACAGATGTACGACTCCTCTTTGATTGCCAGTGTGGGCTACATTCTGTCCACAACCATTGCTATCACAGCAG GTGCAATATTTTACCTGGACTTCATCGGGGAGGACGTGCTGCACATCTGCATGTTTGCACTGGG GTGCCTCATTGCATTCTTGGGCGTCTTCTTAATCACGCGTAACAGGAAGAAGCCCATTCCATTTGAGCCCTATATTTCCATGGATGCCATGCCAG GTATGCAGAACATGCACGATAAAGGGATGACTGTCCAGCCTGAACTTAAAGCTTCTTTTTCCTATGGGGCTCTGGAAAACAATGACAACATTTCTGAGATCTACGCTCCTGCCACCCTGCCAGTCATGCAAGAAGAGCACGGCTCCAGAAGTGCCTCTGGGGTCCCCTACCGAGTCCTAGAGCACACCAAGAAGGAATGA